One window from the genome of Nitrospira sp. encodes:
- a CDS encoding DUF86 domain-containing protein, which translates to MSLNPDLIRARCGEIDSSLSRLEEFRRLSRDQFLANQDGLDVACYRLLIAIEAALALCFHVSAKRLHQVPEEYAGCFSTLERAGLIPADLSSRLQQMARFRNLLVHVYWKIDYGQVYEVITTRLADLRAFRAAIAGLI; encoded by the coding sequence ATGAGCCTCAATCCGGATCTTATCCGGGCGCGTTGTGGGGAAATTGATTCGTCCTTGAGCCGCCTCGAAGAATTTCGCCGCCTGTCCCGCGACCAATTCCTAGCCAATCAAGACGGTCTCGATGTGGCCTGCTATCGTTTGCTGATCGCCATCGAAGCGGCATTAGCCCTCTGCTTTCACGTGTCCGCGAAACGATTGCATCAGGTTCCCGAGGAGTATGCCGGGTGCTTCAGTACGCTTGAGCGTGCCGGATTGATCCCTGCCGATCTTTCGAGCCGCTTGCAACAGATGGCGCGCTTCAGAAATCTGCTAGTGCATGTGTATTGGAAGATCGACTACGGTCAGGTGTACGAGGTTATCACCACGAGGCTCGCTGACCTCCGGGCATTTCGTGCGGCTATTGCCGGGCTGATCTAA
- a CDS encoding nucleotidyltransferase domain-containing protein yields MKRTRYTIQPEAREALACRLTAELEKESAVAFAYLHGSLLDSDTVHDVDVGLYLCESDAERGAAVASVLSARLTAMAGLPVDVRVLNEAPLSFVYHVLRGRLLVCRDEDLLTSKLEDIARRYLDLAPLLYQGTKDAFAA; encoded by the coding sequence ATGAAGCGAACACGCTATACAATTCAACCGGAAGCCCGCGAAGCGCTGGCCTGCCGTCTCACGGCTGAGCTGGAGAAAGAGTCGGCGGTTGCATTCGCTTATCTCCATGGATCGCTGCTCGACTCTGACACCGTGCATGATGTCGATGTTGGGCTGTATCTTTGTGAGTCCGATGCCGAAAGAGGCGCGGCAGTTGCTTCAGTGCTATCTGCTCGGCTCACGGCTATGGCGGGATTGCCGGTGGATGTTCGTGTGTTGAACGAGGCGCCGCTGTCGTTTGTCTATCACGTCCTGCGTGGGCGGTTGCTAGTCTGTCGGGATGAAGATCTCCTGACCTCAAAGCTGGAAGATATCGCCAGGCGCTATCTAGATCTCGCTCCCTTGCTCTATCAAGGCACGAAGGACGCCTTCGCAGCATGA
- a CDS encoding Ppx/GppA phosphatase family protein has protein sequence MSALSVRPRRLAGIDIGTLTCRLLIADLSPNMLLKELRSERRILRLGEGVDQNKRLSQAAMDRVIHCLCEWKAVIETYRVDGCTAVATSAVRDAANRAEFLDRVKREAGFDVEVITGDEEARRTLLGIRSGLPAGVTDMLALDIGGGSTEFILDRPGQQPVVRSIDIGVVRLCERLLHHDPPTSEEVGQAREWIARETQAAVTEMAGYEAATFVGTAGTVTALAAMAQKLPTYEPIRIHNYRLTLATVQELEQILLSRKKADRIGLPGLEKNREEVIAAGAIIIRTVMETLGMTAVLVSDLGLREGVLINLFRGYQTR, from the coding sequence ATGAGCGCCCTCTCCGTTCGCCCGCGCCGGCTTGCCGGTATCGATATCGGCACCCTTACCTGTCGGCTCCTCATCGCCGATCTTTCCCCGAACATGCTTCTCAAAGAGCTGCGATCTGAGCGGCGTATTCTTCGCCTGGGCGAAGGCGTCGATCAGAATAAGCGCCTGAGCCAGGCGGCGATGGATCGGGTGATCCACTGTTTGTGTGAGTGGAAGGCCGTCATTGAGACCTATCGAGTCGATGGCTGTACGGCCGTTGCCACGAGCGCCGTCCGCGATGCTGCCAATCGTGCAGAATTTCTGGATCGGGTGAAGCGCGAAGCCGGGTTCGATGTCGAAGTGATCACCGGCGACGAAGAAGCGCGGCGCACACTTCTGGGGATTCGTTCCGGTCTACCTGCTGGTGTGACCGATATGCTGGCCCTCGATATCGGCGGTGGCAGCACGGAATTCATTCTGGACCGGCCAGGCCAGCAGCCGGTTGTCCGCTCCATCGATATCGGCGTCGTGCGCCTCTGCGAACGATTGCTCCATCACGATCCTCCAACGAGTGAGGAGGTTGGACAGGCGCGGGAATGGATTGCTCGGGAGACGCAGGCAGCCGTTACGGAGATGGCGGGCTATGAAGCGGCGACATTCGTCGGGACCGCCGGAACGGTGACGGCCCTTGCCGCCATGGCTCAGAAACTTCCTACATACGAGCCTATCCGTATCCACAACTATCGCCTAACCCTCGCCACCGTTCAGGAGCTTGAACAGATCTTGCTGAGCCGCAAGAAAGCCGACCGTATCGGCCTCCCAGGCCTGGAAAAGAACCGCGAAGAAGTCATCGCCGCCGGCGCCATCATCATCAGGACTGTGATGGAGACATTAGGTATGACGGCGGTGCTGGTGAGTGATTTGGGATTGCGGGAGGGGGTGTTGATTAATCTATTCAGGGGCTACCAAACGCGATGA